In one window of Denticeps clupeoides chromosome 2, fDenClu1.1, whole genome shotgun sequence DNA:
- the en2a gene encoding homeobox protein engrailed-2a, with the protein MEENEQSHRDAERRGSADLPLLQAPGNPQLPHRVTNFFIDNILRPDFGRKKEGGGGGGDGAATRDARSPTPGGREQAGDAVPAEGTSAARCPSGGSKKTEIAAEEPLRSREDTGDPCLSSDSDSGHAASGAPANRAMLWPAWVYCTRYSDRPSSGPRTRKPKKKTPSKEDKRPRTAFTAEQLQRLKAEFQTNRYLTEQRRQSLAQELGLNESQIKIWFQNKRAKIKKASGTKNSLALHLMAQGLYNHATTTKDDKSDSD; encoded by the exons ATGGAAGAGAACGAGCAGAGCCACAGAGACGCGGAGCGTCGGGGCTCGGCGGACCTGCCGCTCCTGCAGGCGCCGGGGAACCCGCAACTTCCCCACCGCGTCACCAACTTCTTCATCGACAACATCCTGCGGCCGGACTTCGGGCGCAAGAAGgagggaggaggcggcggcggcgacggaGCCGCGACCCGCGACGCCCGCAGCCCGACGCCCGGCGGCAGGGAGCAGGCGGGGGACGCCGTGCCGGCGGAGGGGACCTCCGCAGCCCGCTGCCCGAGCGGCGGGAGCAAGAAGACCGAGATCGCCGCCGAGGAGCCGCTCAGGTCCCGCGAGGACACCGGGGACCCGTGCCTGAGCTCCGACTCGGATAGCGGCCACGCCGCGTCCGGCGCCCCCGCCAACCGGGCCATGCTGTGGCCGGCCTGGGTCTACTGTACGCGCTACTCGGACAGGCCCTCGTCAG GTCCCAGAACTCGTAAACCAAAGAAGAAAACCCCCAGCAAAGAGGACAAGCGGCCGCGCACCGCCTTCACCGCCGAGCAGCTCCAGAGACTCAAGGCCGAGTTCCAGACCAACCGCTACCTGACCGAGCAGCGGCGGCAGAGCCTGGCGCAGGAGCTCGGCCTGAACGAGTCCCAGatcaagatctggttccagaacaaGCGGGCCAAGATCAAGAAGGCCAGCGGCACCAAGAACTCGCTGGCCTTGCACCTGATGGCACAGGGACTCTACAATCACGCCACCACGACCAAGGACGACAAGTCCGACAGCGACTGA